One segment of Macrotis lagotis isolate mMagLag1 chromosome 1, bilby.v1.9.chrom.fasta, whole genome shotgun sequence DNA contains the following:
- the APOA5 gene encoding apolipoprotein A-V: protein MAAITTILPLLLVFLSVSTAAKEHKGFWEYFLQSDQEKGRIEKIEQQKLSKEFLNLKANSEQELSDVDTLLEKLGPLVGQGKPPLLFHDSKELQHQLHKELEEVRTRLAPYTQEVHQHVGWNLEGLRKQLKPYTVELMERLTLGVQELQEQLKMVGEDTKNQLLGGVNEARGLLQEFQDQVAHHTGRVKALFHPYAERLVTGIGQHVQELHRNVAPHATTSPARLSRYIQDLSKKLTLKAQALHTRIQNNLDQLRDEISAYAGVGAREDEDMGELGQESRLSSEELTKEVQQRLEAFRLDTFQQIADFTRAIDQETEELQQQLAPLPPAHNTFSPELLGDNGDRKILGELRSRLDALWEDIYFNLQDQGHGQIGAP from the exons ATGGCAGCGATAACAACAATCTTGCCCTTGCTTCTGGTCTTCCTCTCAG TGTCAACAGCAGCTAAGGAGCACAAAGGCTTCTGGGAATACTTCTTGCAGAGTGACCAGGAGAAGGGTCGGATAGAAAAGATTGAGCAGCAGAAGCTCAGCAAGGAATTCCT GAACCTGAAAGCCAACAGTGAACAAGAACTCAGTGATGTGGACACTTTGTTGGAGAAGCTAGGGCCCTTGGTTGGACAGGGAAAACCTCCTTTGCTCTTTCATGACTCAAAAGAGCTGCAGCACCAACTACACAAGGAGTTGGAGGAGGTGAGGACCAGGCTGGCCCCTTACACCCAGGAAGTTCATCAGCATGTCGGCTGGAATCTGGAGGGATTGAGGAAGCAGCTCAAACCCTATACAGTGGAACTGATGGAGCGACTGACCCTAGGGGTTCAGGAGCTGCAGGAGCAGCTGAAAATGGTTGGGGAGGACACCAAGAACCAATTGCTGGGGGGTGTGAATGAGGCCAGGGGTCTACTTCAAGAATTTCAGGATCAAGTGGCTCATCACACTGGGAGGGTCAAAGCACTATTCCATCCCTATGCTGAGAGGCTCGTGACAGGAATTGGGCAGCATGTTCAGGAACTGCATCGAAATGTGGCCCCACATGCCACCACCAGCCCAGCTCGCCTCAGTCGCTATATCCAAGATTTGTCAAAAAAGCTGACCCTGAAAGCCCAGGCCTTACACACTCGCATCCAGAACAACTTGGACCAGCTACGGGATGAGATCAGTGCCTATGCTGGGGTTGGGGCCAGGGAAGATGAAGACATGGGAGAGTTAGGACAAGAGTCTCGTCTGTCTTCAGAAGAGCTGACAAAAGAGGTACAGCAAAGGCTGGAGGCCTTTCGTCTTGATACCTTCCAGCAGATAGCTGACTTCACCAGAGCCATTGACCAGGAAACAGAGGAATTGCAACAGCAGCTGGCTCCACTTCCCCCTGCCCATAATACCTTCTCTCCAGAACTATTGGGGGATAATGGGGACAGGAAGATCCTAGGAGAGTTGAGATCCCGCCTTGATGCTCTTTGGGAAGACATTTATTTTAATCTCCAAGATCAGGGGCATGGCCAGATTGGAGCTCCCTGA